From one Catenuloplanes nepalensis genomic stretch:
- a CDS encoding Gfo/Idh/MocA family protein — translation MPEPTPTVRPVRIGLLGCADIARRRTLPALLREPGAELVAVAARDRGKARLFADEFGGAAVPDYRSLLEFPGLDAVYIALPAGLHHEWTLRALRRGRHVLVEKPLTTRYRDTAEVLDLARATGLTLTENLTFLRHGLHATVARLVDFGEIGELRSVHGVFGFPPLPPGDVRYRPDLGGGALLDAGVYPLGVAGLFLGPELRVVAATRTEDPEHGVDVAGSALLATPDGRTAQVDFGFRHAYRCEYTLWGSTGSIVVDRAFTPPPSWRPTVRLTRRDEPGDLVLPEDDQFAATLREFVTAVRTGREVPGRTTQIRTLARLVDQVRDWARPLRPGEPARLGGHEPTRRYG, via the coding sequence TCCCGGCGCTCCTGCGGGAGCCCGGTGCCGAGCTCGTCGCGGTCGCGGCCCGGGACCGGGGCAAGGCCAGGCTGTTCGCGGACGAGTTCGGCGGTGCGGCCGTGCCCGACTACCGATCGCTGCTGGAGTTCCCGGGCCTCGACGCCGTCTACATCGCGCTGCCCGCCGGGCTGCACCACGAGTGGACCCTGCGGGCCCTGCGCCGGGGCCGGCACGTGCTCGTCGAGAAGCCGTTGACCACCCGCTATCGCGACACCGCCGAGGTGCTCGACCTGGCGCGGGCCACCGGGCTGACGCTGACCGAGAACCTCACGTTCCTGCGGCACGGCCTGCACGCGACCGTGGCGAGGCTGGTGGACTTCGGCGAGATCGGGGAGCTGCGCTCGGTGCACGGCGTCTTCGGCTTCCCGCCGTTGCCCCCGGGCGACGTACGGTACCGGCCGGACCTCGGCGGCGGTGCGCTGCTGGACGCGGGGGTGTATCCACTGGGCGTGGCCGGGCTCTTTCTCGGACCCGAACTCCGGGTGGTCGCCGCGACCCGCACGGAGGACCCGGAGCACGGCGTCGACGTGGCCGGCAGCGCGCTGCTGGCCACGCCGGACGGGCGGACCGCCCAGGTCGACTTCGGCTTCCGGCACGCCTACCGCTGCGAGTACACGCTGTGGGGCAGCACCGGCTCGATCGTCGTCGACCGGGCCTTCACCCCGCCGCCGTCCTGGCGGCCGACGGTCCGGCTGACGCGGCGCGACGAGCCGGGCGACCTGGTGCTGCCGGAGGACGACCAGTTCGCCGCCACGCTGCGCGAGTTCGTCACCGCGGTCCGCACCGGCCGGGAGGTTCCCGGCCGGACCACGCAGATCCGAACGCTGGCCAGGCTGGTCGACCAGGTCCGGGACTGGGCGCGCCCGCTCCGGCCGGGCGAGCCGGCCCGGCTGGGTGGTCACGAGCCGACGAGGAGGTACGGGTGA
- a CDS encoding NAD-dependent epimerase/dehydratase family protein, with the protein MNDGRVVVVGGTGFLGRQVVKDLVAAGRDVLVLARRAPAVTPGFRFRAVDVSGPGAAELAAVLATERPGTVVNATGGKWGLSGRGLQASCVGATEAILAALAATSLAPRFVHLGSVLEYGLVAPDTPGTTQRSARSVNEYDRFKLIATDAVLAAAAAGTVDAVVLRLANVTGPGVPPASLLGLVADALVTAAERGGHATIELTALDSRRDYVDVRDVSEAIQAAIRVPGVTAPIPIGRGESVPVRTLVTTLIEISGVPATVCELPAPDPAGAAEDWTLADLRPARDQLGWAPRRTLPEALRALWHDALERGPGR; encoded by the coding sequence GTGAACGACGGTCGTGTGGTGGTGGTCGGCGGCACCGGGTTCCTGGGCCGCCAGGTGGTCAAGGACCTGGTCGCCGCCGGCCGCGACGTGCTCGTCCTGGCGCGGCGCGCCCCCGCGGTCACACCCGGGTTCCGGTTCCGCGCGGTCGACGTCTCCGGGCCGGGCGCGGCCGAGCTGGCCGCGGTGCTGGCCACGGAGCGTCCGGGGACGGTCGTCAACGCCACCGGCGGGAAGTGGGGCCTGTCCGGGCGCGGGCTGCAGGCCAGCTGTGTCGGGGCGACCGAGGCGATCCTGGCGGCGCTGGCGGCGACCTCGCTGGCGCCGCGATTCGTGCACCTCGGTTCGGTGCTGGAGTACGGGCTCGTCGCGCCGGACACCCCCGGTACCACGCAGCGGTCGGCGCGGTCCGTCAACGAGTACGACCGGTTCAAGCTGATCGCGACCGACGCGGTGCTGGCCGCGGCCGCGGCCGGGACCGTGGACGCGGTGGTGCTGCGGCTGGCGAACGTCACCGGCCCCGGCGTGCCACCGGCCAGCCTGCTCGGCCTGGTCGCCGACGCGCTGGTCACCGCGGCGGAGCGCGGCGGGCACGCGACGATCGAGCTGACCGCGCTGGACTCCCGGCGCGACTACGTGGACGTGCGGGACGTCTCCGAGGCGATCCAGGCCGCGATCCGCGTGCCCGGCGTGACCGCCCCGATCCCGATCGGTCGCGGCGAGTCGGTGCCGGTGCGCACGCTGGTCACCACGCTCATCGAGATCAGCGGGGTGCCGGCCACCGTGTGCGAGCTGCCGGCCCCGGACCCGGCCGGTGCCGCCGAGGACTGGACGCTGGCCGACCTCCGGCCCGCGCGTGACCAGCTCGGCTGGGCACCGCGACGGACGCTCCCGGAGGCGCTCCGCGCGCTCTGGCACGACGCGCTGGAGCGCGGCCCGGGCCGGTGA
- a CDS encoding cupin domain-containing protein, with product MKIEVLTPSCNLDTVRDGRGGIFTWVPPEPLLEFNLISMHPGKVRGLHYHPHFVEYLLFVDGEGVLVTKDDPDDPDCPEEFIHVARGTCTRTPIGVMHAVYAITSLSFVAMLTRPWDECDPPIVQVQPLPHTLPAQG from the coding sequence GTGAAGATCGAGGTTCTGACGCCGAGTTGCAACCTGGACACCGTCCGGGACGGCCGGGGTGGCATCTTCACCTGGGTGCCGCCGGAGCCGTTGCTGGAGTTCAATCTCATCTCGATGCATCCCGGCAAGGTCCGGGGGTTGCACTACCACCCGCACTTCGTGGAGTACCTGCTGTTCGTCGACGGCGAGGGAGTGCTGGTCACCAAGGACGACCCCGACGACCCGGACTGCCCGGAGGAGTTCATCCACGTCGCCCGGGGCACCTGCACCCGTACGCCGATCGGGGTGATGCACGCGGTGTACGCGATCACCTCCCTGTCCTTCGTGGCCATGCTGACCCGCCCCTGGGACGAGTGCGATCCGCCGATCGTGCAGGTCCAGCCGCTGCCGCACACGCTCCCGGCGCAGGGCTGA
- a CDS encoding GDP-mannose 4,6-dehydratase: MTARTAIVVGADGQDGVLLSESLRARGDRVVPVGRRGTIDITRPDDVAGLVAGLRPDEVYLLAAVHHSAQDTVTDPVRLCHRSYAVNTFSAVHFLDAVERHSPATRVFYAASSHVFGVPGTPVQDEATPLRPTSIYGISKAAGLLHCRTYRARGVFASAGILYNHESPLRRPGFVSRKIVDAVVRIQRGDAGRLVLGSLSAGSDWGYAPDYVEAMRRILDLAEPDDFVVASGVRHTVGEFAAIAFEAAGLDWRDHVEEDAAVLTRPDVPLVGDASRLRAATGWRPSLGFADMVRTLLRAAGATLVAPAGRRD, translated from the coding sequence ATGACCGCGCGGACCGCGATCGTGGTGGGCGCCGACGGCCAGGACGGGGTGCTGCTGAGCGAGTCGCTGCGGGCGCGGGGGGACCGGGTGGTGCCGGTGGGCCGGCGCGGCACGATCGACATCACCCGGCCGGACGACGTGGCCGGGCTGGTCGCCGGCCTACGACCGGACGAGGTGTACCTGCTGGCCGCGGTGCATCACTCCGCGCAGGACACGGTCACCGACCCGGTGCGGCTCTGCCACCGGTCGTACGCGGTCAACACGTTCTCCGCGGTCCACTTCCTCGACGCAGTCGAGCGGCACAGCCCGGCCACCCGGGTCTTCTACGCCGCCTCCTCGCACGTCTTCGGCGTGCCCGGCACGCCGGTGCAGGACGAGGCGACGCCGCTGCGGCCGACCTCGATCTACGGCATCAGCAAGGCGGCCGGGCTGCTGCACTGCCGCACCTACCGCGCGCGCGGCGTCTTCGCCTCGGCCGGCATCCTCTACAACCACGAGTCCCCGCTCCGGCGCCCGGGCTTCGTCTCCCGCAAGATCGTGGACGCGGTGGTACGCATCCAGCGCGGCGACGCCGGCCGGCTCGTGCTCGGCAGCCTGTCGGCCGGGTCGGACTGGGGGTACGCGCCGGACTACGTGGAGGCCATGCGGCGGATCCTGGACCTCGCGGAACCGGACGACTTCGTGGTGGCCTCCGGCGTGCGGCACACGGTCGGCGAGTTCGCGGCGATCGCATTCGAGGCGGCCGGACTGGACTGGCGCGACCACGTCGAGGAGGACGCCGCCGTGCTCACCCGGCCGGACGTCCCGCTGGTCGGCGACGCGAGCCGGCTGCGGGCCGCGACCGGCTGGCGCCCGAGCCTCGGCTTCGCGGACATGGTCCGCACGCTGCTGCGGGCCGCCGGCGCCACGCTCGTCGCGCCGGCCGGCCGGCGCGACTGA
- a CDS encoding glucose-1-phosphate thymidylyltransferase encodes MLAGGVGSRMRPITHTSAKQLIPVANKPVLFYGLEAIREAGIREVGIIVGSTAPEIELAVGDGSQFGLDVTYLPQDAPRGLAHAVLIARDYLGDDDFVMYLGDNFVVGGINGVVERFRRERPHAQLMLTRVKEPHAFGIAEMGQDGQVLGVEEKPQYPKSDLALVGVYVFSPAVHEAIAELKPSWRNELEITEAIQWLIDQGRPVKSTIITGFWKDTGNLADMLDMNRFVLERIDSEVSGSVSADTEIIGRVVVGPGAVISGSRIVGPVVVGAGSVVRNSRLGPFTSIDCDCTVIDSDIEQSIVLRGAFIDGVGRIEMSMIGREARVVPGPRAPKTFRFVLGDHSEVRVGV; translated from the coding sequence GTGTTGGCGGGCGGTGTTGGCTCGCGAATGCGCCCGATCACCCACACCTCTGCGAAGCAGCTCATTCCGGTCGCCAACAAACCGGTCCTCTTCTACGGCCTCGAAGCAATTCGCGAGGCGGGTATCCGGGAGGTCGGAATCATCGTCGGCAGCACCGCGCCGGAAATCGAACTCGCGGTCGGTGACGGCTCACAGTTCGGTCTGGACGTGACCTATCTGCCCCAGGACGCACCCCGCGGCCTCGCGCACGCCGTCCTGATCGCGCGGGACTATCTCGGCGACGACGACTTCGTGATGTACCTCGGTGACAATTTCGTGGTCGGCGGCATCAACGGCGTGGTCGAACGGTTTCGGCGGGAACGCCCGCACGCCCAGCTGATGCTCACCCGGGTGAAGGAGCCGCACGCGTTCGGCATCGCGGAGATGGGCCAGGACGGCCAGGTCCTCGGCGTCGAGGAGAAGCCGCAGTACCCGAAGAGCGACCTCGCGCTGGTCGGCGTCTACGTGTTCAGCCCGGCCGTGCACGAGGCGATCGCGGAGCTGAAGCCGTCGTGGCGCAACGAGCTGGAGATCACCGAGGCGATCCAGTGGCTGATCGACCAGGGCCGGCCGGTCAAGTCCACGATCATCACCGGGTTCTGGAAGGACACCGGCAACCTCGCGGACATGCTGGACATGAACCGGTTCGTCCTGGAGCGCATCGATTCCGAGGTGAGCGGCTCGGTGAGCGCGGACACCGAGATCATCGGCCGGGTCGTGGTCGGGCCCGGCGCCGTCATCTCCGGCTCGCGGATCGTCGGGCCGGTCGTGGTCGGGGCCGGCTCGGTGGTACGCAACTCACGCCTGGGCCCGTTCACGTCGATCGACTGCGACTGCACGGTCATCGACAGCGACATCGAGCAGTCCATCGTGCTCCGCGGCGCGTTCATCGACGGTGTCGGCCGGATCGAGATGTCGATGATCGGCCGGGAGGCACGGGTCGTACCGGGGCCCCGCGCGCCGAAGACGTTCCGGTTCGTGCTCGGTGACCACAGCGAAGTGCGGGTGGGTGTGTAG
- the rfbB gene encoding dTDP-glucose 4,6-dehydratase, whose protein sequence is MRRVLVAGGAGFIGSHYVRQLVTGAYPAWRDCGVTVLDKLTYAGNLANLDAVRDRITFVRGDICDGRLLADVVPGHDVVLNFAAETHVDRSIADSAEFLRTNVQGVQSLMQACLTAGVPTVVQVSTDEVYGSIETGSWTEASPLAPNSPYAAAKAGGDLIALAYARTHGLPVRITRCGNNYGPYQFPEKVVPLFLTRLMDGRPVPLYGDGGNVRDWIHVDDHCRGIQAVAERGAPGEVYHIAGTAELTNLELTQRLLDAVGAGWDSVERVPDRKGHDRRYSLSDAKLRGLGYAPRVSFADGLAGTADWYRANRHWWEPLRKQLDDVRTG, encoded by the coding sequence GTGCGGCGGGTACTCGTGGCCGGCGGGGCCGGCTTCATCGGTTCGCACTACGTCCGGCAACTGGTCACCGGGGCGTACCCCGCGTGGCGGGACTGCGGGGTCACCGTGCTGGACAAGCTCACCTACGCGGGCAACCTGGCGAACCTGGACGCCGTGCGGGACCGCATCACGTTCGTCCGCGGTGACATCTGTGACGGCCGCCTGCTCGCGGACGTGGTGCCCGGGCACGACGTCGTGCTCAACTTCGCGGCCGAGACCCATGTCGACCGGTCCATCGCCGACTCGGCCGAGTTCCTGCGCACCAACGTGCAGGGCGTCCAGTCGCTCATGCAGGCGTGCCTGACCGCCGGCGTCCCGACCGTCGTCCAGGTCTCCACGGACGAGGTATACGGCAGCATCGAGACGGGGTCGTGGACCGAGGCGAGCCCGCTGGCCCCGAACTCGCCGTACGCCGCGGCCAAGGCCGGCGGGGACCTGATCGCGCTGGCGTACGCACGGACGCACGGCCTGCCGGTCCGGATCACGCGGTGCGGCAACAACTACGGCCCGTACCAGTTCCCGGAGAAGGTCGTGCCGTTGTTCCTCACCCGGCTGATGGACGGCCGGCCGGTCCCGCTCTACGGCGACGGCGGGAACGTCCGCGACTGGATCCACGTGGACGACCACTGCCGCGGCATCCAGGCCGTGGCCGAGCGCGGCGCGCCCGGCGAGGTCTACCACATCGCCGGGACCGCGGAGCTCACCAACCTGGAGCTGACCCAGCGGCTCCTCGACGCGGTCGGCGCCGGCTGGGACTCCGTCGAACGGGTGCCGGACCGCAAGGGTCACGACCGCCGCTACTCCCTCTCCGACGCGAAGCTCCGCGGCCTGGGGTACGCCCCGCGCGTCTCCTTCGCCGACGGCCTGGCCGGGACGGCCGACTGGTACCGGGCGAACCGGCACTGGTGGGAACCGCTGCGGAAGCAACTCGACGACGTCCGTACCGGCTGA
- a CDS encoding NAD-dependent epimerase/dehydratase family protein yields the protein MAHCLVTGGAGFIGSHLVERLVRAGHRVAVLDDLSGGSRSRVPAGVDLHVGSVTDADLVDSIFAEHRFDHVFHFAAFAAEAISHSVKRLNYNTNVMGSINLINASLRTGVSFFCFASSVAVYGHGATPMRESSVPVPADSYGNAKLVVERELAVTMRTQGLPFAAFRMHNVYGEWQNMRDPYRNAVAIFFNQIMRGEPITVYGDGGQVRAFTYVGDVVDVVSRAPGTERAHGRCFNVGAAGTSTVLELARAVRVAAGVPDHPIAHLPARDEVRVAYTATDDARRVFGDWPDTPLRDGLARTAAWAATVGPAELHASFDIEIGGHQVPEWARHVERRLEPEPADCGGNTSPLLTIDL from the coding sequence ATGGCTCACTGCCTGGTGACGGGTGGCGCCGGATTCATCGGTTCGCACCTGGTCGAACGGCTGGTGCGAGCCGGGCACCGGGTCGCCGTGCTCGACGACCTCAGCGGCGGCAGCCGATCCCGCGTGCCCGCGGGAGTCGACCTGCACGTCGGTTCCGTGACGGACGCCGACCTGGTCGACTCGATCTTCGCCGAGCACCGGTTCGACCACGTCTTCCACTTCGCCGCGTTCGCCGCGGAGGCGATCAGCCACTCGGTCAAGCGGCTCAACTACAACACCAACGTGATGGGCAGCATCAACCTCATCAACGCGTCGCTGCGGACCGGGGTGTCGTTCTTCTGCTTCGCCTCGTCGGTCGCCGTCTACGGGCACGGTGCGACTCCGATGCGGGAGAGCTCCGTCCCGGTGCCGGCGGACAGCTACGGCAACGCGAAGCTCGTCGTTGAACGCGAGCTCGCGGTGACGATGCGGACGCAGGGCCTGCCGTTCGCCGCGTTCCGCATGCACAACGTCTACGGCGAGTGGCAGAACATGCGGGACCCGTACCGGAACGCGGTGGCGATCTTCTTCAACCAGATCATGCGTGGCGAGCCGATCACGGTGTACGGCGACGGCGGCCAGGTCCGCGCGTTCACCTACGTCGGCGACGTCGTGGACGTGGTGAGCCGGGCGCCCGGCACCGAGCGGGCCCACGGCCGCTGCTTCAACGTGGGCGCGGCCGGCACCAGCACGGTGCTGGAGCTGGCCCGGGCCGTCCGGGTGGCGGCCGGCGTGCCGGACCATCCCATCGCGCACCTGCCGGCCCGCGACGAGGTGCGGGTGGCCTACACCGCGACGGACGACGCCCGGCGGGTCTTCGGTGACTGGCCGGACACCCCGCTGCGCGACGGACTGGCCCGGACCGCGGCCTGGGCGGCCACGGTGGGACCGGCGGAACTGCACGCGTCGTTCGACATCGAGATCGGCGGCCATCAGGTCCCGGAATGGGCCCGGCACGTCGAGCGGCGGCTGGAACCCGAGCCCGCCGACTGTGGTGGAAACACTAGTCCCCTGCTCACCATCGATCTTTAG
- a CDS encoding phytanoyl-CoA dioxygenase family protein, whose amino-acid sequence MNGFEYDGIRYAEGSDHGYLLSQDPADRARAFYAAFPGATRVLELGALEGADTLELARQRSDAHVLGLEGRVENLHRAEFVMDVHGLTNVELRLADVEALDFPALGRFDAVMCAGLLYHVREPWALLKDIAGVSAGIYLSTHYWGSSDGLETLDGYSVKHVREEHPEPQARGLSVDVRWLDRPSLLAALENAGFTEIEVLHERTSPEVCDIVVVGRTRLGAQVRRFREDGVVNAGAIFADDTVAQLKAGAIDLISRFTDQGHRSEDFWNYDVEGQEPVLYRIHNLEKQDWAARELLFREELSELAAAFIGGPVVPTVFALVLKEPNRAAGLPWHRDRLNVAPHTVCNLSICLDEAGPENGCLEGVPGSHLLPEDADVLSVRDGGPRTAVPSEVGDVIVHDVRLVHGSGPNPTDRWRRTIVIEFANPARPMPTRTS is encoded by the coding sequence GTGAACGGATTCGAGTACGACGGAATCCGTTATGCGGAAGGCTCCGATCACGGCTATCTCCTCAGTCAGGATCCGGCGGACCGTGCGCGTGCCTTCTACGCGGCTTTCCCCGGTGCGACCCGCGTCCTGGAGCTCGGCGCGCTGGAGGGCGCGGACACGCTGGAACTGGCCCGGCAGCGGTCCGACGCACACGTCCTCGGCCTGGAGGGCCGGGTGGAGAACCTGCACCGCGCCGAGTTCGTGATGGACGTGCACGGCCTCACGAACGTGGAGCTGCGGCTCGCCGACGTGGAGGCGCTCGACTTCCCGGCGCTGGGCCGCTTCGACGCGGTCATGTGCGCCGGCCTGCTCTACCACGTCCGGGAGCCCTGGGCTCTCCTCAAGGACATCGCCGGGGTCTCCGCCGGGATCTACCTCTCCACCCACTACTGGGGCAGCTCCGACGGGCTGGAGACGCTCGACGGCTACTCGGTCAAGCACGTCCGCGAGGAGCACCCGGAGCCGCAGGCCCGCGGGCTGAGCGTGGACGTGCGCTGGCTGGACCGGCCGTCGCTGCTGGCGGCGCTGGAAAACGCCGGGTTCACCGAGATCGAGGTGCTGCACGAGCGCACCTCGCCGGAGGTCTGCGACATCGTCGTGGTCGGCCGCACCCGGCTGGGCGCGCAGGTCCGTCGGTTCCGCGAGGACGGCGTGGTCAACGCCGGGGCGATCTTCGCCGACGACACGGTGGCCCAGCTCAAGGCCGGCGCGATCGACCTGATCTCCCGCTTCACCGATCAGGGTCACCGGTCCGAGGATTTCTGGAACTACGACGTCGAGGGTCAGGAGCCGGTGCTCTACCGGATCCACAACCTGGAGAAGCAGGACTGGGCCGCCCGCGAGCTGCTGTTCCGGGAGGAACTGTCCGAGCTGGCCGCCGCGTTCATCGGAGGGCCGGTCGTACCCACCGTCTTCGCCCTGGTCCTGAAGGAGCCGAACCGGGCGGCCGGTCTTCCGTGGCATCGCGACCGGCTCAACGTCGCGCCGCACACGGTCTGCAACCTGAGCATCTGCCTGGACGAGGCCGGCCCGGAGAACGGCTGCCTGGAGGGCGTGCCCGGCTCGCACCTGCTCCCCGAGGACGCCGACGTGCTGTCGGTACGGGACGGCGGGCCCCGCACGGCCGTCCCGTCCGAGGTGGGCGACGTCATCGTGCACGACGTCCGGCTGGTGCACGGCTCCGGCCCGAACCCCACCGACCGGTGGCGCCGGACCATCGTCATCGAGTTCGCGAACCCGGCGCGCCCGATGCCGACCCGCACGTCCTGA
- a CDS encoding class I SAM-dependent methyltransferase yields the protein MSLLNRIPGFTGTPAAEPSLDAVMAERFRERVEPRPGDWAYAHFVDLRQALTEALADVSGVWLDYGAGTSPYRDLFGAAELQTADIPGGESFPADHALDRDGRCPVADGTFDGVLSTQVLEHVTDADAYLREAHRLLRPGGRLVLSTHGVWEEHGGQDLWRWTADGLALQAERAGFTVDRTVKLTCGPRGLLLLLRWYGREHGWPRTGPVGLVLNALHLVDRLRPRSFDEYLDRAFGALGLSEGPAQPFYLDILLVARKRENVT from the coding sequence GTGAGCTTGCTCAACCGCATCCCGGGCTTCACCGGTACGCCCGCCGCCGAGCCGTCGCTCGACGCCGTGATGGCGGAGCGGTTCCGGGAACGGGTCGAACCCCGTCCGGGCGACTGGGCGTACGCGCACTTCGTCGACCTGCGCCAGGCGCTGACCGAGGCGCTGGCCGACGTGTCCGGGGTCTGGCTCGACTACGGCGCGGGCACCTCGCCGTACCGCGACCTGTTCGGCGCGGCCGAGCTGCAGACGGCGGACATTCCGGGCGGTGAGTCGTTCCCCGCCGACCACGCGCTGGACCGTGACGGGCGGTGCCCGGTCGCGGACGGCACCTTCGACGGCGTGCTCTCCACCCAGGTCCTGGAGCACGTGACGGACGCGGACGCGTACCTGCGGGAGGCGCACCGGCTGCTGCGGCCCGGTGGCCGGCTGGTCCTCTCCACCCACGGCGTGTGGGAGGAGCACGGCGGCCAGGACCTGTGGCGGTGGACCGCGGACGGGCTGGCGCTGCAGGCCGAGCGCGCCGGCTTCACCGTCGATCGCACGGTCAAGCTGACCTGCGGCCCCCGCGGCCTGCTGCTGCTCCTGCGCTGGTACGGCCGCGAACACGGCTGGCCGCGGACCGGGCCGGTGGGGCTGGTCCTGAACGCGCTGCACCTGGTGGACCGGCTGCGGCCGCGCTCCTTCGACGAGTACCTCGACCGCGCGTTCGGTGCGCTGGGACTCAGCGAAGGACCGGCTCAGCCGTTCTACCTGGACATCCTGCTAGTCGCCAGAAAGAGGGAGAACGTCACGTGA
- a CDS encoding class I SAM-dependent methyltransferase — translation MSQSRSAYGEDARGLVAERTGCRVCQSPLRTVLDLGPQYLQGSFVKPGFPEPPGERFPLDLTRCTDASCGLVQLRHTLPGGLLYDTYWYRSRINDTMRTHLARIVESAVALHGGQPAKVLDIGCNDGTLLENYTGADRWGIDPSSAADDAPDTITLIRDFFPSKQLDDEAGTFDVITSIAMFYDVEDPVAFVREVERLLAPGGVWVVEVSYLPAMLEVTGYDSICHEHLSYYSLGALTRILAAAGLEIVRAGLNGVNGGSICCFVTRSTEVADRADNSVPALADRERRLRLDTDAPYDEFAARVRQRRDELVGLLHGLRDDGRVVHIYGASTKGNTLLQFSGIDNSLIRYAAERNPDKFGARTLGTDIEIISEEQSRAARPDYYLVLPWHFRDEIVAREAATLAAGTTLIFPLPEVETIAQS, via the coding sequence GTGAGCCAATCGCGGTCAGCCTACGGCGAGGACGCGCGGGGTCTGGTCGCCGAGCGGACGGGTTGCCGGGTCTGCCAGAGTCCGCTGCGCACCGTCCTCGACCTCGGGCCGCAGTACCTGCAGGGCAGCTTCGTCAAGCCCGGCTTCCCGGAACCGCCCGGCGAGCGGTTCCCGCTCGACCTCACCCGGTGCACCGACGCGTCCTGCGGCCTGGTGCAGCTGCGCCACACGCTGCCGGGCGGGCTGCTCTACGACACCTACTGGTACCGCTCCCGGATCAACGACACCATGCGCACCCACCTCGCCCGGATCGTCGAGTCCGCGGTCGCGCTGCACGGCGGGCAGCCGGCGAAGGTGCTCGACATCGGCTGCAACGACGGCACGCTGCTGGAGAACTACACCGGCGCGGACCGGTGGGGCATCGACCCGTCCAGCGCCGCCGACGACGCCCCGGACACGATCACGCTGATCCGGGACTTCTTCCCCAGCAAGCAACTGGACGACGAGGCGGGCACGTTCGACGTGATCACGTCGATCGCCATGTTCTACGACGTCGAGGACCCGGTGGCGTTCGTCCGCGAGGTCGAGCGGCTACTGGCGCCCGGCGGCGTCTGGGTGGTCGAGGTGTCGTACCTGCCCGCGATGCTGGAGGTGACCGGGTACGACAGCATCTGCCACGAGCACCTCTCGTACTACTCGCTCGGCGCGCTGACCCGGATCCTCGCGGCGGCCGGTCTGGAGATCGTCCGGGCCGGCCTGAACGGCGTCAACGGTGGTTCGATCTGCTGCTTCGTCACCCGGTCCACCGAGGTCGCCGACCGGGCGGACAACTCCGTGCCGGCGCTGGCCGACCGGGAGCGACGGCTGCGGCTGGACACGGACGCGCCGTACGACGAGTTCGCGGCCCGGGTCCGGCAGCGCCGCGACGAGTTGGTCGGGCTGCTGCACGGCCTGCGCGACGACGGCCGGGTCGTGCACATCTACGGCGCGTCGACCAAGGGGAACACGCTGCTGCAGTTCTCCGGGATCGACAACTCACTGATCCGGTACGCGGCCGAGCGGAACCCCGACAAGTTCGGCGCCCGGACCCTCGGCACCGACATCGAGATCATCAGCGAGGAGCAGTCCCGGGCCGCCCGCCCCGACTACTACCTGGTGCTGCCCTGGCACTTCCGGGACGAGATCGTCGCCCGGGAGGCCGCCACGCTGGCGGCGGGGACCACGCTGATCTTCCCGCTGCCGGAAGTCGAGACCATCGCACAGTCGTGA